The following are encoded in a window of Cycloclasticus pugetii PS-1 genomic DNA:
- a CDS encoding tyrosine-type recombinase/integrase, with the protein MAHLKLSKKVVDSINPPALKEDGKPSQEFYRDTELTGFGLKVTNTGNKTYIVETRINGKPKRMTLGKHGHLTAEQARKQAQILLGEIAQGNDPVADKREKKIQAVTLRDCYKEYLITRRDLKPNTLEDYKRCIEGSLEDWLDKPVTAISKDMVEKRHRKLGIRSHARANNTMRVLRALLNFAMERYEDKNGNGIIQINPVNRLSSTRGWYEVKRRQTLLTPTQLKPWYEATLKLNQEVTRDYLHFLLFTGLRRSEATGLKWDDVDFDEKSFIIPDTKNKEPHRLPMSDFLEDLLKRRYRQAEKIWVFPSPITDGPLKEPRTAIARVISYSSIQFTLHDLRRTFITIAESLDIPAYALKRLLNHKFSNDVTAGYIVPNTERLRAPMQQITNYIMEKIKE; encoded by the coding sequence ATGGCTCATCTTAAACTTTCAAAAAAAGTAGTAGACAGCATCAATCCACCAGCACTAAAAGAAGACGGAAAACCGTCTCAAGAATTTTATCGTGATACAGAACTTACAGGCTTTGGCCTAAAAGTAACTAATACTGGAAATAAGACCTATATAGTGGAAACCCGTATCAATGGAAAACCCAAACGAATGACATTGGGTAAGCACGGCCACTTAACAGCCGAGCAAGCACGAAAACAAGCACAAATTTTATTAGGTGAGATAGCTCAAGGAAATGATCCTGTAGCTGATAAGCGTGAAAAGAAAATTCAAGCAGTAACGCTGCGTGATTGCTACAAAGAGTATCTGATAACTCGACGTGACCTCAAACCTAATACGTTAGAAGATTACAAACGGTGTATTGAAGGCTCTCTTGAAGACTGGCTAGATAAACCAGTCACCGCTATTAGTAAAGATATGGTCGAGAAACGACATCGTAAGCTAGGAATTAGAAGCCATGCTAGAGCAAATAACACGATGCGGGTATTGCGTGCGCTATTGAACTTTGCAATGGAGCGTTATGAAGATAAAAATGGCAATGGAATAATACAAATTAACCCAGTGAATCGCCTTAGTAGTACGCGAGGGTGGTATGAAGTAAAGCGCCGCCAAACACTGCTTACACCGACACAACTGAAGCCTTGGTATGAAGCAACGTTAAAGCTCAATCAAGAAGTCACTCGTGATTATCTACATTTTTTATTGTTTACTGGCCTTCGTCGTTCAGAGGCTACTGGCTTGAAATGGGATGATGTGGACTTTGACGAAAAGAGCTTTATTATTCCAGATACAAAGAACAAAGAACCTCATCGTCTACCTATGTCAGATTTTCTTGAAGATCTGTTAAAACGCCGTTACCGTCAAGCTGAAAAAATATGGGTGTTTCCATCTCCAATTACTGATGGCCCATTGAAGGAACCAAGAACAGCTATTGCACGTGTTATATCGTATTCAAGCATTCAATTTACATTGCATGATTTAAGACGAACATTCATTACTATTGCTGAAAGCTTGGATATACCTGCTTATGCATTAAAACGCTTGCTTAATCATAAATTCTCAAATGATGTGACCGCTGGATATATTGTTCCTAACACTGAGCGCTTAAGAGCACCCATGCAACAAATAACAAATTACATCATGGAGAAAATAAAAGAATGA
- a CDS encoding ATP-dependent nuclease, with product MQLKGFGFSGYRSFGNELTKIAPLRKVNLIIGKNNTGKSNIINFLNEQYGYFVAKAQKSRPEKVSFQDIDLHISNQRAKHRISFPLFKGDIDEYINSKFPNENEHRRYRLAAKKLLSSSLISNDKGDIWFTYISANHNGEFTLDFSIEEILPVLTPQEWQQLWNGFSNQSGGGIKRHWIPETLKYLAPIPSSIPDIEVIPAIRKIGSAGTEAGDFSGEGIIEKLAKIQNPSHTQQAEKEKFSAINKFVQVVLENEGAIIEIPYQRDMILVHMDGKTLPLESLGTGVHEVVILATAATLLENTILCVEEPELHLHPLLQKKLIKYLADSTTNQYFFTTHSAHLLDAVESEIFHVTQVNGASVVRAIASTKERSGICNDLGYKASDILQANCIIWVEGPSDRIYLNYWISAKNPNLIEGIHYSIMFYGGRLFSHLSANDDDEKNRVDDLISVRNLNRNTVIMFDSDKASPNVKLNSTKQRLEEEFNSGIGFSWITKGREVENYLDHDRLEESVIAVHPSAGSLLKKGQWENLLKYKKKGGSIERDANKVDVARHYVNNNDADLSVLDLEERVQELSQFIDESNGN from the coding sequence TTGCAGTTAAAAGGTTTTGGGTTTTCTGGGTATAGGAGCTTTGGTAATGAGTTAACTAAAATTGCACCACTTAGAAAAGTGAATCTTATTATCGGAAAGAATAATACTGGTAAGTCCAATATTATTAATTTCCTTAATGAACAGTATGGCTATTTTGTTGCGAAGGCTCAAAAATCACGGCCTGAAAAGGTATCGTTTCAGGATATTGATCTACACATATCAAATCAAAGAGCTAAGCACAGAATATCATTTCCATTATTCAAGGGTGATATAGATGAATACATCAATAGCAAATTCCCTAACGAAAACGAACATAGAAGATATCGACTAGCAGCAAAAAAATTACTTTCATCTAGCCTTATAAGTAACGATAAGGGTGATATTTGGTTTACCTACATATCAGCAAACCATAATGGTGAATTCACTCTGGACTTCTCCATAGAAGAGATATTGCCAGTTCTTACCCCCCAAGAATGGCAGCAGTTATGGAATGGTTTTTCTAATCAAAGTGGTGGAGGCATCAAGCGCCATTGGATACCGGAAACATTAAAGTATTTAGCACCTATCCCTTCTTCCATACCTGATATAGAAGTAATCCCAGCCATAAGAAAAATTGGGAGTGCCGGCACTGAAGCGGGTGACTTTAGTGGTGAAGGTATTATTGAAAAACTAGCAAAAATACAAAACCCTTCACATACTCAGCAAGCAGAAAAAGAAAAGTTTTCAGCTATTAATAAGTTTGTCCAAGTAGTTCTTGAGAATGAAGGCGCTATAATTGAAATTCCCTACCAGAGGGATATGATACTAGTTCATATGGATGGCAAAACCCTTCCACTTGAGTCACTGGGAACTGGTGTTCATGAGGTTGTTATTTTAGCTACTGCAGCTACTCTACTTGAAAACACGATACTTTGTGTGGAGGAACCGGAGTTGCACCTTCACCCTTTACTCCAAAAAAAGCTCATTAAATATTTAGCCGATAGCACAACTAATCAATATTTCTTCACTACGCATTCAGCGCATTTACTGGACGCAGTGGAATCTGAAATTTTCCATGTCACTCAGGTAAATGGAGCTTCAGTTGTTAGAGCTATTGCCAGCACAAAGGAGCGTTCAGGCATTTGTAATGATTTAGGGTATAAGGCATCAGATATTCTTCAAGCAAACTGTATTATATGGGTCGAGGGTCCTTCCGACAGAATCTATCTAAATTATTGGATTTCGGCTAAAAACCCCAACTTGATTGAGGGTATTCATTACTCAATTATGTTCTATGGTGGTCGTTTATTTAGTCATCTCAGTGCTAATGATGATGACGAAAAAAATAGGGTAGATGACTTAATTTCTGTACGTAATTTGAATAGAAATACAGTCATCATGTTTGATAGCGATAAAGCGAGTCCGAATGTAAAATTAAATTCAACAAAGCAAAGATTAGAAGAAGAGTTTAATTCTGGTATAGGGTTCTCTTGGATAACGAAAGGCCGAGAGGTTGAAAATTACCTAGATCATGACAGGCTGGAAGAAAGTGTTATTGCCGTTCACCCTTCGGCTGGTAGTTTACTTAAGAAAGGCCAGTGGGAAAACCTTTTGAAGTATAAAAAGAAAGGAGGTTCAATTGAGAGAGATGCAAACAAGGTAGATGTAGCAAGACATTACGTTAATAATAATGATGCCGACTTAAGTGTCCTAGATCTAGAGGAAAGAGTGCAAGAGCTCAGTCAATTTATTGATGAATCAAACGGGAATTAA